Proteins found in one Amycolatopsis umgeniensis genomic segment:
- a CDS encoding helix-turn-helix domain-containing protein, translating into MGSTLDAVGARLKHLRQRQDITLSALAAETGISTSTLSRLEAGLRRPTLEQLLPLAHAYGLTLDELVDAPPTGNPRITLRPIACGDGSTILPLTRRPGGIQAYKFVLPRGDDDTEPDLRTHEGYDWVYVLNGTLRLVLGEHDLLLEPGEAAEFDTRTPHWFGATGAGPVEYLSLIGRQGERAHLRVAPKSSPSE; encoded by the coding sequence ATGGGCAGCACACTCGACGCCGTCGGGGCGAGGCTGAAACACCTGCGTCAGCGCCAAGACATCACCTTGTCCGCCCTCGCCGCGGAGACGGGTATCTCGACGAGCACCCTCTCGCGGCTGGAAGCCGGGCTGCGGCGTCCCACCCTGGAGCAGCTCCTGCCGCTGGCCCACGCCTACGGCCTGACACTCGACGAACTCGTCGACGCCCCACCGACCGGCAACCCCCGGATCACCCTGCGCCCGATCGCCTGCGGTGACGGATCGACCATCCTGCCGCTGACCCGCAGACCGGGCGGTATCCAGGCCTACAAGTTCGTCCTTCCCCGAGGGGACGACGACACCGAGCCGGACTTGCGCACCCACGAGGGATACGACTGGGTCTACGTTCTCAACGGCACGTTGCGGCTGGTCCTCGGCGAGCACGACCTTCTGCTCGAGCCCGGGGAAGCCGCGGAGTTCGACACCCGCACCCCGCACTGGTTCGGCGCCACCGGCGCCGGTCCCGTCGAGTACCTGAGTCTCATCGGACGGCAAGGTGAGCGCGCGCACCTCCGCGTCGCGCCGAAGTCTTCGCCGTCGGAGTAG
- a CDS encoding MBL fold metallo-hydrolase, whose amino-acid sequence MTVGANQISEQLSVQVFGGPTALIDYGGLRLLTDPTFDEPGHYGRPDGRPGLTKTAPASVNPADIGRVDAVLLSHDEHPDNLDNSGRKLLADVPLTLTTPSGAGRLGGTARGLETWERVELTRPGGGVVTVTAAPALHGPEGAEKVTGDVVGFVLTAQDLPTVYVSGDNASLDAVRQVADRFGPVDAAVLFAGAPRLKPVLDGALLVLDSALAAEATRILGARVVVPVHIDSWEHFTEGRDDLVAAFTAAGLADRLHLGGL is encoded by the coding sequence ATGACAGTCGGCGCGAACCAGATCAGCGAGCAGCTCTCCGTCCAGGTCTTCGGCGGGCCGACGGCGTTGATCGATTACGGCGGCCTGCGGCTCCTGACCGATCCGACCTTCGACGAGCCCGGCCACTACGGGAGGCCCGACGGGAGACCCGGCCTGACCAAGACCGCCCCGGCATCGGTGAACCCGGCGGACATCGGGCGCGTCGACGCGGTCCTGCTGTCCCACGACGAGCATCCCGACAACCTCGACAACTCCGGCCGGAAACTGCTGGCCGACGTGCCACTGACGCTCACCACGCCCAGCGGCGCGGGCAGGCTGGGCGGCACCGCGAGAGGACTGGAAACCTGGGAGAGGGTCGAACTGACCCGCCCAGGCGGCGGAGTGGTGACCGTGACCGCCGCACCCGCGCTCCACGGGCCGGAGGGCGCGGAGAAGGTGACCGGCGACGTCGTCGGGTTCGTGCTCACCGCACAGGATCTTCCGACGGTCTACGTCAGCGGTGACAACGCCTCACTCGACGCCGTCCGCCAGGTCGCCGACCGATTCGGCCCGGTCGACGCCGCCGTGCTCTTCGCTGGGGCCCCGCGACTCAAGCCGGTCCTCGACGGCGCGCTGCTCGTCCTCGACAGCGCTCTGGCGGCGGAGGCGACGCGGATCCTCGGCGCCCGCGTCGTCGTCCCCGTGCACATCGACAGCTGGGAGCACTTCACCGAAGGCCGTGACGACCTGGTCGCCGCGTTCACCGCCGCGGGCTTGGCGGATCGACTTCATCTCGGAGGGCTGTGA
- a CDS encoding dienelactone hydrolase family protein, translating to MSARTSASRRSLRRRSSKKGSITIPAITPQIPTPDGQADAFAVYPDSGGPHPAVLLYPDAFGPRPTLWKMARELAENGYYVLVPNIFYRHRPAPVFDLPEHITAEHRPTLFGEIMPLVEAHTAERILRDADAFLGFLSDQPEVRSGPIAAIGYCMGAVLAMRTATAHPGKVAAVAGFHPGALVTDAPDSPHRQIPSLTAQVHLGLAENDMTSEAIAEISKAFDDAGVGYSCEIYPGTVHGFTMADTEAFDPAGSQRHWERLLALLGSTLT from the coding sequence GTGAGCGCGCGCACCTCCGCGTCGCGCCGAAGTCTTCGCCGTCGGAGTAGCAAGAAAGGAAGCATCACCATTCCCGCCATCACACCGCAGATCCCCACCCCGGACGGTCAGGCCGACGCCTTCGCCGTCTACCCCGACAGTGGCGGCCCGCATCCGGCCGTCCTCCTCTACCCGGACGCCTTCGGACCGCGCCCCACCCTCTGGAAGATGGCCCGCGAACTGGCCGAGAACGGCTACTACGTCCTCGTCCCCAACATCTTCTACCGGCACCGACCGGCACCGGTGTTCGACCTTCCCGAGCACATCACCGCCGAACACCGGCCCACGCTCTTCGGCGAGATCATGCCCCTCGTCGAGGCGCACACCGCCGAACGCATCCTGCGTGATGCCGACGCCTTCCTCGGGTTCCTCAGTGACCAGCCCGAGGTCCGCTCCGGACCGATCGCCGCGATCGGCTACTGCATGGGCGCCGTCCTCGCGATGCGCACCGCGACAGCCCACCCCGGCAAGGTCGCCGCCGTCGCCGGATTCCACCCCGGCGCCCTGGTCACCGACGCGCCCGACAGCCCGCACCGGCAGATCCCGAGCCTCACCGCCCAAGTCCACCTCGGCCTCGCCGAGAACGACATGACGTCCGAGGCCATCGCCGAGATCAGCAAGGCGTTCGACGACGCCGGAGTCGGCTACTCCTGCGAGATCTACCCCGGAACCGTCCACGGCTTCACCATGGCCGACACCGAAGCCTTCGACCCCGCCGGATCACAGCGTCACTGGGAGCGGCTGCTCGCCCTTCTCGGCAGCACCCTGACCTAG
- a CDS encoding class I SAM-dependent methyltransferase yields MTHGFDKEYWEEHWRRDGAGSPPNPYLVREVGGLEPGTALDAGCGEGAEAIWLASRGWQVTAADISSAVLARAAERGTPDRLRWVEADLSSWDPGTRFDLVTTHYAHPAIPQLEFYDRIAEWVAPGGTLLIVGHLHTHGGHGHGHHPPAEASATAAAITARLDESVWEIVTAEEDSRILAAPGGREVPLDDVVVRAKRLVTALRDEVDPPSPRR; encoded by the coding sequence ATGACGCACGGGTTCGACAAGGAGTACTGGGAAGAGCACTGGCGACGGGACGGCGCCGGCAGTCCGCCGAATCCCTACCTCGTCCGTGAGGTCGGCGGACTGGAGCCTGGTACGGCGTTGGACGCGGGGTGCGGCGAGGGAGCCGAGGCGATCTGGCTCGCTTCACGGGGGTGGCAGGTGACCGCCGCGGACATTTCGTCGGCGGTGCTGGCCCGCGCCGCCGAACGTGGCACGCCCGATCGGCTGCGGTGGGTCGAGGCGGATCTGAGCAGCTGGGATCCGGGTACGCGGTTCGACCTGGTCACCACCCACTACGCGCATCCGGCGATACCGCAGCTGGAGTTCTACGACCGGATCGCGGAGTGGGTGGCGCCCGGTGGCACGCTGCTGATCGTCGGGCACCTGCACACCCACGGCGGCCATGGTCACGGCCACCATCCGCCCGCCGAAGCCTCGGCCACCGCCGCGGCCATCACGGCACGGCTGGACGAGAGCGTCTGGGAGATCGTCACCGCCGAGGAAGACAGCCGGATCCTCGCCGCTCCCGGCGGGCGCGAAGTCCCGCTCGATGACGTCGTCGTGCGCGCCAAGAGACTGGTCACAGCCCTCCGAGATGAAGTCGATCCGCCAAGCCCGCGGCGGTGA
- a CDS encoding CGNR zinc finger domain-containing protein, whose protein sequence is MVEPGAYHEEVHDTAGTDLDTTALPPAPGTEQYVALALANTAIALPGGQFADLLGSPSLATDWLVEHGLAPIDAGLQEMCAGLVRSLREQVRVLLASKSCSDPAPQSALNAVNDALSKAPTAELLRWDPVQGLHRTAPHPVTQIVEHALATLAANAADLLTGPDAERIAACGSAPCTRFFLRNGRRQWCSVRCGDRARAARAYARRSQHEPV, encoded by the coding sequence ATGGTTGAGCCCGGCGCTTACCATGAGGAAGTGCACGACACCGCCGGTACCGATCTCGACACCACTGCCCTGCCGCCCGCGCCGGGCACCGAGCAGTACGTCGCGCTGGCCCTTGCCAACACCGCGATCGCGCTGCCCGGAGGACAGTTCGCCGACCTCCTCGGCAGCCCCTCTCTCGCGACGGACTGGCTCGTCGAGCACGGGCTCGCCCCGATCGACGCCGGTCTGCAGGAGATGTGCGCGGGGCTGGTGCGCTCGCTGCGTGAGCAGGTGCGGGTGCTGCTCGCCTCGAAGTCCTGCTCGGATCCGGCCCCGCAGAGTGCGCTCAATGCGGTCAACGACGCGCTGAGCAAGGCCCCGACGGCGGAACTCCTGCGCTGGGATCCGGTCCAGGGACTGCACCGCACCGCGCCGCATCCGGTCACCCAGATAGTCGAGCACGCGTTGGCGACGCTCGCGGCCAACGCCGCGGATCTCCTCACCGGGCCGGACGCCGAGCGGATCGCCGCCTGCGGATCGGCCCCGTGCACCCGGTTCTTCCTGCGCAACGGTCGGCGGCAGTGGTGTTCCGTGCGCTGTGGTGACCGGGCCCGTGCCGCCCGCGCCTACGCCCGGCGTTCCCAGCACGAACCGGTCTGA